In Runella sp. SP2, the genomic window GACGGCGCCGAAATGGTAGGTGCTACCACCTGCATTCCTTTGGCCGACGAAACCCCCGAGGTACGACTTCCCTTTGAAGAAGCAGGATTTGACATTCATTCCATTTTTTATTTTGGTGAAAGTATTCTCTTACCTGCTTACCGTGGATTGGGCTTAGGACATCGTTTTTTTGACGAACGTGAAGCCCACGCGCGTAGTTTTGGCACATTTACAACCACTTGTTTTTGCGCCGTAGTTCGTGACAACCACCCCGCCCAACCAGAGAACTATCGTCCAAACGACGCATTTTGGCTAAAACGAGGCTACGAAAAAGAACCATCGTTGCAAAGTTCCTTTGAATGGCTCGACCTCGGAGACACTGCCCCTACCGTAAAGCCAATGATTTATTGGATACATCGCTTATAAAATTGCTTTTTCATCAATGCCCCTCACCCTTGCCACCGCCCAATACCCCATTACCGAACATAAAAATTGGGACGAATGGGTGATTCATACCGAGAAATGGGTAGCCCAGGCCGCCCAACAAAAAGCCCAATTGCTTCTTTTCCCTGAATACGGTTCGATGGAAATAGTAAGCATTCTTTCGCCCGAAATCCGCCAGGACATTCGCCAACAAGTAATTGAATTAAGTACCTTGCAGGGGGATTTCTGTCAAGTTTTTGAGAATTTAGCCCGTAAATACCAAGTTTGTATTGTTGCGCCCAGCCTCCCAGTTGTCGAAGATGGCAAGCCTTACAATCGCGCTTTTGTTTTTTCACCAAAAGGACTGATTGGCTACCAAGACAAGTTTTTTATGACGCGTTTTGAGGACGAAGAATGGGGCATTCAATCTGCCCCAAAGGTACTTACACTTTTTGAGGGAGATTGGGGAAGTTTTGGCGTTCAAATTTGTTACGATGTCGAATTTGGCATTGGTTCACAGTTACTTTGTTCTGCGGGTGCATCTCTTATCCTCGCACCAAGTTGTACCGAAACTATCCGTGGCGCTACCCGCGTTCATGTAGGCGCACGTGCGAGGGCCTTAGAAAATCAAGCGTATATTGCCGTTTCACAAACCATCGGAAATGCCGAGTGGTCGCCAGCGGTGGACATTAATTTTGGCTACACAGCCATGTACTGCCCTCCCGATAAAAACCTGCCCGAGGAAGGTATCGTTACTCAAACACCTCCACAACAAGCTGGCTGGTTAGTAGAAACGCTCGATTTTTCGCTCATCGAAGCCGTCCGCACAGATGGACAAGTCTTTAATCACAAAGACCACCAACGCCTTCATACTCAGCTTATCAGCGATGAAATAAAGCTCATTAAGCGGTTGATTTAAGTTTTTTCTTGCAAAAAATAGGGTTAACACCTAACAACTAAGCCATGATAAACATTGCCCATCAACGATTAATCAATCAAAAAATCATTGACAAGGGTTTCCAACAACCCCAAGATGCGGTAGAATTTTTGGGCGCCATTCAAGCCCAAGACTATCCCATGTCCAAATGGGCAGTGGGGATTCGTACCAAAAACGCTACTGACAAAACAATAGAGCAAGCACTTGACAAAGGTTTAATTTTACGAACCCATATTCTTCGCCCCACTTGGCACCTTGTTTCGCCCAAAGATATTCGCTGGATGCTCGCCCTGACTGCCCCGCATATCCATCAAATTTCGGCGCATTATAACCGAAAAATGGAATTGAGCAGTGATTTATTGAATCTCACAGATGAGTTATTAGCCAAAGCCGTTGAAGGTGATAAGCACCTTACCAAAGCCGAATTAATGGTACATTTAGAATTAGCTGGAATAAATACTTCAGCGGGACGTAGTTCGCTCATTTTGATTCACGCCGAACTTAATGGAGTTCTTTGCAGCGGTAAACAAAACGGTAAGAACAACACCTATGCCTTGCTCGAAGAACGAGTAGCCCCTGCACCTAGCTATACCCGAGAAGAATCTTTAGGGCTTTTGGCTCGTCGTTATTTCCGTAGTCACGGCCCCGCCACTCTCCAAGATTTTGGATGGTGGTCGGGCTTAAAAATCAGCGATGCTAAGTTGGGTCTGGAGTCCGTCAAAAGTGAGTTCGTATCCGAAACCATTGAAGGGCAAACGTATTGGTTTTTACCTAACAGCCAAACAGCATTACAACCCTCCACTTTTTTGCTTCCTGCTTTCGACGAATTTATGGTAAGCTACAAAAACCGAGCCGCCTCCCTCGATTCATCAAACGTTTCGACGGCCATTACCGCCAATGGTATCTTCAAACCCATTATTGTCGTCAATGGACAAGTCAAAGGGCTTTGGAGTAGAACTTTCCAAAAAGAAAAAGTAAACATTCAAACTCACTTTTTTTCTGATACAATAACCGACCCTCCGCTGGCCAAAGCCGTCAAGGAATTTGCGTCCTTTTTAGGAAAAGAATTGACGTAAGTACGTTGTTTATTAAGTTTCTTTATAATTTACCCGCAGATTTACGCTGATTCTAAAACCGCAGATAACCGCAGATTTTGGGTGATTAATTCGGCTAATGAGCTTATCTGCGCCAATCCGCGTTGAATTTTAATCTGCGTTTATCTGCGGGATAAAAAATATCGTACTACTTTTCAAACAAGGTAGTAAGCCTATTTATCCTTTTAATTTCCTCTCATTCATCACACATGCAAGCACCCCAAACAACAACTTTTACATCTTACCAAAAAATTGTTATTACCCTCCTAGCACTCACTCAATTTACGGTAGTTTTAGATTTCATGGTCATGTCTCCCTTGGGAGATTCATTGATGAAATCTATGAAAATCTCTCCAACCCAATTCGGTTTTGTCGTTTCGAGTTATGCCTTTAGTGCGGGAATTTCTGGCTTATTGACGGCAGGTTTTGCTGACAAATTTGACCGTAAAAAGCTACTTTTATTTTTCTATACGGGTTTTATCATCGGGACACTTTTTTGTGGGTTGGCACCCACTTACGAAACCATCGTCGCCGCTCGCATCATTACGGGTTTATTCGGTGGCGTTATTGGCTCAATTAGCATGGCTATTATCACCGATTTATTCTCGCTCCAACAACGCGGGCGCGTCATGGGTTTTGTCCAAATGGGATTCGGGACAAGTCAGGTTTTGGGTATCCCCATCAGTTTATATTTGGCCAATGGCTGGGGCTGGCAAGCGCCATTTATTATGATAGTCGGTCTGAGCATTATATTGGCCGTTGTCATTTTGAAAATACTACAACCTATCACCGCTCACTTGGCCATTCAATCGGAGCGAAATGCCCTGTCTCACTTGTGGCATACCATCGCAAAACGTGATTATCGAATTGGTTTTTTGGCCACCTCATTATTGGCCATTGGCGGTTATATGATGATGCCTTTTGGTAGTGTTTATGCTGTCAATAACTTAAAAGTAAGCCAACAGCAATTGCCCATTATTTTTATGGTAGCAGGCATTAGTACCTTGATTACGATGCCCATGATTGGGCGCTTGAGCGACCGAATAAACAAGTTTAATTTATTCACAATTGCCTCCGTTTGGATGGTTATTATGGTGCTTATTTATACGCGCTTACCCGTTATACCGCTCTGGGCTATTATTATTTTTAACGTTTCAATGATGGCTGGGATTATGAGTAGAATGGTACCCGCTACGACCATGACATCGGCGATTCCCAATCCGCAAGACCGAGGAGCATTTATGAGTGTGAATTCATCTTTACAACAAATAGCGGGTGGAATAGCCTCTTTTATTGCGGGTTTAATTGTGGTTCAGCCAACAAATTTTAGTCCACTTGAACACTATGATACCCTCGGAATTGTCACTTCAACCATTACACTACTTTGTATCGGAATGATGTATCGGGTCAAATTAATGCTGGATACAAATAAATAAAAAGTAAAAGCCACCGATTGGGTGGCTTTTACTTTTTAAACAAAGAAATGAGATAAAGAGATTAATCTTCGTCTCCGTCATCGCCTTTTTTGGTGCGAGGTTTCTCGTCAACAAGCTTTGCAAAAAAGCCCGTTCCGATTCCGTCCAAATCTATTTTTTTAATTGTGAAATGGAATTCAGTTGTTCTGTAAGCCAATCCCAATTTGATAAAAATACCTTTCAACAACAATGAAAAACCGCGGCCGATTTTAACAAGCTCGAAGGCAGTTGGATCACTTTCGTCTGAAGGAATAAGATAAAGGCCTACAAAACCTTTCTTGTTTTGATCTACACCTACTTTAAAACGAGCTGTCAAAGTAGATTCAACGCCCAAAAATTCGAGGGTAGGTAAAGGTAAGCTCAATTTACCATTTGAAGTAATATGTGCTTCAGGAACAAAAACTTCCTCTTTAACTACTCTTGTCTTTTCGACAAAATTATCCTCTTGTGTGAAGAATTTAATTTCTTTCTTTTTCATTGTTATTTTTTAATATATGTTAAAATTACTTTAACCACAAAGGTAAAAAAATAACATTTCAAAGCAATTTTTCTTTAAATTAAAATGAAAAGCCATTTTTTTGACTTTCCATTTTAAGCTATTTGTCAGAAAGCAATGTTAATCAAACGAGCCATATAATTGGGCTAAAAATTTCTCTCTCGATGCTTCTAAAACAACTTCCATGTTTGGTTTTAGCTTGAGAATATTTGTATGATCTACAATGGTTTGTCCACGGGTAAGCCCTTCTCCCAAAACAACTTCAACGTACAGTTTTTTGATGTCAGTTGCGACTGTTCTGTCAAGCGCAACAGCGACGGTTATTGGGTCTGGTAAATCAAAGCCAATTGCCCCTGTTATTTCCGAAGTAAAACGTGCTTTTGCGCCTTGAATATCCACCACAAAATCGGCCAAAGGCTTTTGAATATCCCTTAATTCTTGCGTTGCTTTTTGGTCAAACGCCGCATATTTTATTGAAATATCCCAGCCTACCATTGTCATATTCATTCCCGATTGAAACACCATTTGAGCAGCTTCTGGATCCACCCAAATATTGTATTCGGATACAGGCGTGATATTCCCATACCCCAAACCAACACCTCCCATAATAACACACGATTTTATTTTAGAGGCAATTTCTGGTGCTTTTGCCAAAGCCAATGCCATGTTTGTCAACGGCCCTAACGTAATGATTTCAATCTCATTAGGAAACTTATTTACGGTATCAATGATGGCATCTACGGCGTGTCCTTCCAACGGTTTACGTCCTTTTAAATCCAACCCAATGTCGCCCATTCCATCGTCTCCGTGAACAAACTGAGCAGTAAATAAAGGCCGAATTAATGGCTTTTCTGCACCCAAATATACCTTCGTTTCATACTGGCATAAATCGACCATATAAAGCGCATTTTGTAAGGCTTTATCGGCTGGAACATTTCCCGCCACAATCGTTATTACTTCTACCTTTACATCAGGCGATTTCATCGCCATCAGCAACGCAACGGCATCGTCCGAACCTGTGTCTGTATCAATCAACAAATGTCTCATTGGCTATTTCATTAATGTACACTAATCTGATTTTTGTTTGTTTTCATTTTCAAGTAAACGAATGTCGAAATCGTCACCCAATCGTTTCGCTTTCTCCAACTTGCTGGCGCCACATGGCGTAATAGAGTCCTTTTTGAGCCAACAAATCTTCATGATTTCCCGCTTCTACCATCTTTCCTTTTTCAAGAACAAAAATTCGGTCAGCGTGCATAATTGTACTCAAACGGTGGGCAATAAGAACGGTAATATGCTGCTCATTATTCGATAAATCACGAATTGTTTGCGTGATTTCTTCTTCGGTTAATGAATCTAACGCTGACGTAGCTTCATCAAAAATCAACAAATTGGGGTTTCTTAACAACGCCCTTGCAATAGACAAACGCTGCTTTTCTCCACCCGAAACTTTCATTCCTCCTTCCCCAATCACGGTATCTAGGCCATTATCAGCACGATTTAAAAGCGAATAAGCCGCTGCTTTTTTCAAGACATCTAAGCAATCGGCATCGGTAGCAGATGGCTTTACAAACTGAAGATTTTCGCGGATGGTACCTGAAAACAACTGGGCATCTTGTGCCACAAAGCCTATTTGCTCACGCAACTCATCTTTGTCAATTTCTCGGCTATCTATTCCGTTGTATTTAATGTGTCCTTGCTCGGGATCATACAAGCCTACCAACAGTTTTATGAGCGTTGTTTTACCACTTCCCGAAGGCCCCGCAAAAGCAATTGTTTCTCCTTTTTTAACCTCAAAACTAACATCTTGTAACGCCGTTCTCGAAGCGGTCAAATGTTTAAATGAAACACCCCGAAAATCAATTTTTCCAATTTTTGTCAGCGTGGCGGGCTTGGCAGGTTTAGCTTCAATGGGGCGGCTCAAAATTTCACGAAAATTATTCAAAGACACCTCTGCTTCTCGGTACAATTGTATCACATTTCCCAGCTCTTGAAGTGGGCCAAATATAAAAAATGAATACAATAAAAGTGAAAAATATTGCCCAATCGTTAGCACCTCTTTAAAGATAAGCCAAAGCATCAGCGCAACAATACAACTTCGCAGAAAATTAATGGTTGTACCTTGAACAAACCCAAGCGTCCGTACAAATTTTACTTTACGGAGTTCTAATGCCAGAATTTTTTCAGTATTTCCATTCAAACGCTTTACTTCTTGGTCGGTAAGTCCCAAACTTTTCACCAACTCAATATTTCGTAACGATTCCGTCGTACTTCCCGCCAAAGCGGTTGTTTCGGCCACAATTTTGGTTTGAATTTTCTTGATTCGTTTACTCAGCACTGAGCTCAACCACGCAATGATGGGGATGGTCAAAAAGTAAACAGGCGCAATAGGCCAATACACGCTCAAGGCGTAAAAAATCACAAACGTAATACCAATCACCGATTGAAAAACGACGTTCACAACCGACGTAATCATGCGTTCGGTATCGGTTTTGACTTTTTGTAAAACGCCCAACGTTTGCCCACTTCTTTGATCTTCAAACACTTGATAAGGCAAAGCCAACGAGTGTTTAATCCCATCGGTATAAATCTGCGTACCGACGCGCTGGGTAATTACACTAATAAAATAATCTTGAAAATTTTTGGCAATTCGTGAAACCATTGCGGCTCCAATTGCCATCCCAACATATTTTAAAACGCCCCATATATAATCGCTTTCGTTGAAATCCTTGATGTGCGACGCATAACGATCAATAACCAAGCGGTAAATGTAGGGATCGAGCAGGGAGAAGATTTGGTTAATAGCAGCCAATGTCAAGGCCACAAAAATAAGTTTCCAATAAGGTCGGAGGTAGCGGTAAAGTATATCCATGGGAGCAAAACACCAACCTAGCCGATTATGTTCCTAAAACAAAAAGAGCGGCTATTCAAATAAATGAACTAGCCGCTCTTTATTTAAAAGATGCGTTTACTGCTGAAAATACTGCACCGCACTTACTGCTTCAATGTACTCAGCACCTACTTTCATATGCGCTTGGTGTTCGGGAGAAGCACCGTAGAGCGGCAGGTCGTTCTTATCTCCAAACGTAAAAACATAGACATGCTTTACGTGGTCGGGGTCTTTGGCGTCATCTACTACACCCCATTCGTACGACCGAACCATTTTTAATTTAGCTAATCCTTTAAAAGACTTATCAACCACGCCGATTTGCGTGTCAGACGTTCCTGATTTGAACGTCACCGTTACTGCATGTTTGTACAGTTTTTCGGATTGCTGGTAAGAGGCAAATCCGTACAGGCCGAGCAGCAGTGCTAAGCTTAAAGCAAAAGCAACCACTTGAAAACGAGACGGTTTCATTAGGGTAGAGTAAAACATGGGTTAGAACAAAAAAACTCAAAACTGCCAACTAATGCTCAACTTGGCATTAAATGGCGTTCCTGGGGTAAAATGGATTTCTTCCACAGGCTCCGTTTCGTTCTGAAGGCGGCTTTCGGTCGCAAATTGGGTTTCTTTCCATTGGGTATTGAACATATTTTGCACCGATAAACCTACTGAAAAACGATTTTTGGAATAATTCACCAAGGCATCCGTCACAAAGTAGCCCTTGGCCACAATGCTATTGTCCTCATTTGCAGGTCGGTTGCCTATATAACGATAACGTAAACTGCCACTAAAACCTTGTTCTGTTTTTAAAGTTAATCCACCTACGCTCGTGAAATTAACGGCCAAAGGCAGATAATTCTGTCCTTCGGCTTCACCTACGGCGCGTGGTTTGGCCCAGTTGGCATCCAAATCAAAGAACAATTTTTTCGATAATTGATAACGCATCGACACGTCCACACCTTTGCGCACTGACTTGCCCGAAGGCTCCACTACCCCCGCATCACCCACATAGACAAACTCTTGGTTAAGCCATAAATACCAATACGAGGCGTTAAGGAGCATTCGCGGGAATGGCTTCCAAATTGCCCCTAAATCAGAACCGTAAGCGGCTGGCAAAACTTCTAAGCCGTTTTGAGCCACCACTGCGCGGGTGTCGTTGGAATGAAAACCTTTGCCGAGGTTGACGTACAACTGCACATTGGGGTTGTAGGTATAATATACGTTCAATTTGGGCGAAACGATGGCTGCATTGGCTTTAAATTTCGTATTATTTTGGAGTTTGTCGAGGTATTGGTTGTTAAAATAATCAAAACGCACCCCCGCCGTTGCCGACAGGCGTGGGCTTAATTGGATGGTTTCGTCCACATACACGCCTACATTGGCTTCGTTGACATCGCCCAATTTGATGGCTTCCAACAATTGCGTGCGGTCTTTTGTCCGCGACAATTCAGAACCGTTGGTAAGGTCGTGGCGATAGTTAAGCCCCGCATTTAAGGTGGCTTGTCTATCGCCAATGACGTGGCCTATTGAATAATTGGAGTTATAGCCCCACAAATTTCTGCCTTCCTTTTGGCGAATTTGGTCACCGTTCACAGGGTCAACCAAGAAAAAAGTAAAGTTTGAATACAGTTCAAAATTATAATTGGAATAAAATAACTGATTCTTCCATACGTGATTGCGCTTCGTCAATGTCACCAATTCCGCGTTGACATTGGTGCGGCTAGTTTCTCCTCCTTCGTTAGGGTCAATTGCTCCAAAAAAACCAATCGAGCCATCGGCCACTGAGCGGTCAGGGATTTGACCCGAGGCATTCCACTTGCTCCAAAAAGTCGAAGCCGTCAGCGTCAGGTTGGTATTTTGGGTTAAATGCCCGTGGTATTTTCCCAACAAATTGATTCGGTTAAAATTTTGAGGCGCTTCAAAATACGCATCCGAGTAGCTGTATTCACCCGCAAGATAGGCATTGTGTTGGTTGGTTTTCAGTACATTAACCCCCGACACCAACCGATAGGTGTTAAACTGCCCTACTTCGGCTTTGGCAAAACTGCGTTCCAAGGTTGTTTTGGTACGAAAATTGGCCCAACCTGCCGTGGCAAAATTTCCTTTGTCAGCGTCGTATAGCCCCTTTTTGAAATCCACCCCTTCAATCAATTCTGGAATGATAAAGTGCGCATCGGCATACCCTTGGCCGTGTGCGTGCGACACCATGTTGATGGGTACGCCGTCCACCGTCAGACGAATATCCGTTCCGTGGTCGATGTCAAATCCGCGCAAGAAGATTTGTTCAGCTTTGCCTCCACCTGCGTGTTGACCAATGACCAGCCCTGGCACAATGCGCAGCACTTCTTGAGAATTGTTGATGGGACGTGTTTTTATGTCAAGGCTTGATATTACTTGTTGGTGCTGCGGGTTCGAGGCCGATACTTTCACTTCACTCAACTGGATTTGTGATTCGGTCAGTCCAAACTCCAGGTTTACAGTTTGGTCCTCCTTCACTGTTACTAATTGACTAAGTGCCGAATACCCTACAAATGAGACTTCAATTCGGTACGCATTGGGTTCTAAATTGTTGATTTGAAAAAAGCCTGTCGCGTCCGTCGTTGCTCCTTTTTTAGAATCCGCCACCACGATGGTAGCTCCTACAATCGGTTGTTTGGTCGATTTATCAATGACCCTCCCGACGACACTGCCTAGGTGAGCGAATGCAACATAAATACTTAAATGAAGAACAAGTAGTGTGGCAATAAATCTTTTCATGAATTTAAAATAATGTTTGAAAATAAGTTCGGCAAAGTTAGTGACCGAAGATGTTACTTTCACCAACTAGCCAACCATTCAGTCACAAAATTGGGACTTTCCTGTACTCGTTCCACCATCCAAGCAAATGCTAAAATCATCATCATCACTGCTCCTACAGTACGTATAGGGCCGTAAAAGGAGGTTTTTGCCAATAAAAACAACAGGGGAAATGCCACAGCGATGAGCGCCAATTGCATTAGCTCAATACCCACATTAAACCCTAAAATACTCAGTACCATTTGGGTAGTCGATAACTCAAGATTGGTGAGGGTTTCGGCAAAGGCAAGGCCATGAACCAATCCAAACAATCCCGCAATGAGTACTTCTCGTTTGGGGTAAATGGGTTTCAACGCATGAAATGCCGCCACCAAAATCGTGATAGTGATAAGCACTTCAATGGGCTTCGCAGGAAAATGCAACCATTGAAGCGCCCCAATGAGTAAAGTCAGTGAATGCCCAACGGTAAACGCCGTGATAATTTTCAGAAGATTCAACAAACTGGCTTTCAGCGCTAAACGTTTACGCCAACGTCCATCTGAAGCAACCAGCATCGCTGGAAAAAGAAGCGTAAGAACAAACAATAGATGATCAGTACCTTCGGCGATATGGTCGATGCCCAAATGCACCATGTTGATAAATCCTTTCCAGCGGCTTCCTTGTTGTAAACTCACCAAAAACGGATTCAATTTATTATTTACAGCATCCCATTCAATGACCCCAATCTGTTGGGTCAGGGTATCTTCTCGCACCAATCCCTGCGCCCAGTCTTGCTTGACATGAATCAAGGCTTTGTGGCTTGCCACTTGGTGCAAGATGACATCATAATCAAAGAAAAAATTGCGCAAGTCGTAGCCAGACGGAGGGGTCATTTCAAACTCAACGGCCAACTCTTTGTACGTACCTACGATGGGGTTGTTACTCTCTAATAGCTGCATCTCCCCCACCGTAACTTTCCACACTACCCCTTCAAAACTCTTAGGACGTATGTGTTTCATCAGATACTCACGAAGCGCCCCGCCTAGCCGCTCAACCAATCGCTCAGAATGGTCGTTGACACTCATTCCAACCGCAGATTGAAGCTCACTTAAAGGCAACAAAACCTCACCCGAAATATGCTTTTCGTGGATGTTTAACACTACCATTGAATTGGGCATGGGGTGGGCAGAGAGAGAGCCCCCTGGCCCCCATTGGGGGAACAAAAATACCAATACCAATATCATTCGTATTCCGTTCCCCAATGAGGAGGAGAAAACGAGGGGAGTGAAGGGCCTAGTTTCCACCATAA contains:
- a CDS encoding MFS transporter yields the protein MQAPQTTTFTSYQKIVITLLALTQFTVVLDFMVMSPLGDSLMKSMKISPTQFGFVVSSYAFSAGISGLLTAGFADKFDRKKLLLFFYTGFIIGTLFCGLAPTYETIVAARIITGLFGGVIGSISMAIITDLFSLQQRGRVMGFVQMGFGTSQVLGIPISLYLANGWGWQAPFIMIVGLSIILAVVILKILQPITAHLAIQSERNALSHLWHTIAKRDYRIGFLATSLLAIGGYMMMPFGSVYAVNNLKVSQQQLPIIFMVAGISTLITMPMIGRLSDRINKFNLFTIASVWMVIMVLIYTRLPVIPLWAIIIFNVSMMAGIMSRMVPATTMTSAIPNPQDRGAFMSVNSSLQQIAGGIASFIAGLIVVQPTNFSPLEHYDTLGIVTSTITLLCIGMMYRVKLMLDTNK
- a CDS encoding GNAT family N-acetyltransferase; protein product: MQTTLSFETKRGAEIASVFEGLGKLRIAVFRDFPYLYEGTLEHEKEYLQTYVNSERSFLFSVYDGAEMVGATTCIPLADETPEVRLPFEEAGFDIHSIFYFGESILLPAYRGLGLGHRFFDEREAHARSFGTFTTTCFCAVVRDNHPAQPENYRPNDAFWLKRGYEKEPSLQSSFEWLDLGDTAPTVKPMIYWIHRL
- a CDS encoding winged helix DNA-binding domain-containing protein — encoded protein: MINIAHQRLINQKIIDKGFQQPQDAVEFLGAIQAQDYPMSKWAVGIRTKNATDKTIEQALDKGLILRTHILRPTWHLVSPKDIRWMLALTAPHIHQISAHYNRKMELSSDLLNLTDELLAKAVEGDKHLTKAELMVHLELAGINTSAGRSSLILIHAELNGVLCSGKQNGKNNTYALLEERVAPAPSYTREESLGLLARRYFRSHGPATLQDFGWWSGLKISDAKLGLESVKSEFVSETIEGQTYWFLPNSQTALQPSTFLLPAFDEFMVSYKNRAASLDSSNVSTAITANGIFKPIIVVNGQVKGLWSRTFQKEKVNIQTHFFSDTITDPPLAKAVKEFASFLGKELT
- a CDS encoding ABC transporter ATP-binding protein; protein product: MDILYRYLRPYWKLIFVALTLAAINQIFSLLDPYIYRLVIDRYASHIKDFNESDYIWGVLKYVGMAIGAAMVSRIAKNFQDYFISVITQRVGTQIYTDGIKHSLALPYQVFEDQRSGQTLGVLQKVKTDTERMITSVVNVVFQSVIGITFVIFYALSVYWPIAPVYFLTIPIIAWLSSVLSKRIKKIQTKIVAETTALAGSTTESLRNIELVKSLGLTDQEVKRLNGNTEKILALELRKVKFVRTLGFVQGTTINFLRSCIVALMLWLIFKEVLTIGQYFSLLLYSFFIFGPLQELGNVIQLYREAEVSLNNFREILSRPIEAKPAKPATLTKIGKIDFRGVSFKHLTASRTALQDVSFEVKKGETIAFAGPSGSGKTTLIKLLVGLYDPEQGHIKYNGIDSREIDKDELREQIGFVAQDAQLFSGTIRENLQFVKPSATDADCLDVLKKAAAYSLLNRADNGLDTVIGEGGMKVSGGEKQRLSIARALLRNPNLLIFDEATSALDSLTEEEITQTIRDLSNNEQHITVLIAHRLSTIMHADRIFVLEKGKMVEAGNHEDLLAQKGLYYAMWRQQVGESETIG
- a CDS encoding TonB-dependent receptor; translation: MKRFIATLLVLHLSIYVAFAHLGSVVGRVIDKSTKQPIVGATIVVADSKKGATTDATGFFQINNLEPNAYRIEVSFVGYSALSQLVTVKEDQTVNLEFGLTESQIQLSEVKVSASNPQHQQVISSLDIKTRPINNSQEVLRIVPGLVIGQHAGGGKAEQIFLRGFDIDHGTDIRLTVDGVPINMVSHAHGQGYADAHFIIPELIEGVDFKKGLYDADKGNFATAGWANFRTKTTLERSFAKAEVGQFNTYRLVSGVNVLKTNQHNAYLAGEYSYSDAYFEAPQNFNRINLLGKYHGHLTQNTNLTLTASTFWSKWNASGQIPDRSVADGSIGFFGAIDPNEGGETSRTNVNAELVTLTKRNHVWKNQLFYSNYNFELYSNFTFFLVDPVNGDQIRQKEGRNLWGYNSNYSIGHVIGDRQATLNAGLNYRHDLTNGSELSRTKDRTQLLEAIKLGDVNEANVGVYVDETIQLSPRLSATAGVRFDYFNNQYLDKLQNNTKFKANAAIVSPKLNVYYTYNPNVQLYVNLGKGFHSNDTRAVVAQNGLEVLPAAYGSDLGAIWKPFPRMLLNASYWYLWLNQEFVYVGDAGVVEPSGKSVRKGVDVSMRYQLSKKLFFDLDANWAKPRAVGEAEGQNYLPLAVNFTSVGGLTLKTEQGFSGSLRYRYIGNRPANEDNSIVAKGYFVTDALVNYSKNRFSVGLSVQNMFNTQWKETQFATESRLQNETEPVEEIHFTPGTPFNAKLSISWQF
- a CDS encoding Dabb family protein, which produces MKPSRFQVVAFALSLALLLGLYGFASYQQSEKLYKHAVTVTFKSGTSDTQIGVVDKSFKGLAKLKMVRSYEWGVVDDAKDPDHVKHVYVFTFGDKNDLPLYGASPEHQAHMKVGAEYIEAVSAVQYFQQ
- a CDS encoding HupE/UreJ family protein; protein product: MILVLVFLFPQWGPGGSLSAHPMPNSMVVLNIHEKHISGEVLLPLSELQSAVGMSVNDHSERLVERLGGALREYLMKHIRPKSFEGVVWKVTVGEMQLLESNNPIVGTYKELAVEFEMTPPSGYDLRNFFFDYDVILHQVASHKALIHVKQDWAQGLVREDTLTQQIGVIEWDAVNNKLNPFLVSLQQGSRWKGFINMVHLGIDHIAEGTDHLLFVLTLLFPAMLVASDGRWRKRLALKASLLNLLKIITAFTVGHSLTLLIGALQWLHFPAKPIEVLITITILVAAFHALKPIYPKREVLIAGLFGLVHGLAFAETLTNLELSTTQMVLSILGFNVGIELMQLALIAVAFPLLFLLAKTSFYGPIRTVGAVMMMILAFAWMVERVQESPNFVTEWLASW
- a CDS encoding nucleoside hydrolase, with amino-acid sequence MRHLLIDTDTGSDDAVALLMAMKSPDVKVEVITIVAGNVPADKALQNALYMVDLCQYETKVYLGAEKPLIRPLFTAQFVHGDDGMGDIGLDLKGRKPLEGHAVDAIIDTVNKFPNEIEIITLGPLTNMALALAKAPEIASKIKSCVIMGGVGLGYGNITPVSEYNIWVDPEAAQMVFQSGMNMTMVGWDISIKYAAFDQKATQELRDIQKPLADFVVDIQGAKARFTSEITGAIGFDLPDPITVAVALDRTVATDIKKLYVEVVLGEGLTRGQTIVDHTNILKLKPNMEVVLEASREKFLAQLYGSFD
- a CDS encoding carbon-nitrogen hydrolase family protein; protein product: MPLTLATAQYPITEHKNWDEWVIHTEKWVAQAAQQKAQLLLFPEYGSMEIVSILSPEIRQDIRQQVIELSTLQGDFCQVFENLARKYQVCIVAPSLPVVEDGKPYNRAFVFSPKGLIGYQDKFFMTRFEDEEWGIQSAPKVLTLFEGDWGSFGVQICYDVEFGIGSQLLCSAGASLILAPSCTETIRGATRVHVGARARALENQAYIAVSQTIGNAEWSPAVDINFGYTAMYCPPDKNLPEEGIVTQTPPQQAGWLVETLDFSLIEAVRTDGQVFNHKDHQRLHTQLISDEIKLIKRLI